The nucleotide window CCAAAAAACTCCAAACAagcagaaagggaagagaagcgAATCCTTGGTCTGGTGCTGCTGCGAGGGGAGAATCTGGTCTCAATGACAGTAGAGGGACCTCCTCCCAAAGATACTGGTATTGCTTGAGTTCCACTTGCTGGAACTGCCAGGGACCCAGGGATCGGCAGGGCTGCTGGCAGAGGAATCCCAGCTGGGGTTCCCATGCCCCAGGCTCCTGCAGGACTTGCTGGGCCAGTCCGTGGGGTTGGCTGGCCATCCCAAAAGGTGATGACCCTACAAGAAAGAGGTACTGTTGCAGCCACTGCAGCTGCTGCCACAGCCAGTATTGCCGGGGCCCCGACCCAGTACCCACCTGGCCGTGGGGGTCCTCCCCAACCTATGGGCCAAGGAGCACCCCCTCCAGGCATGATGGGCCCACCTCCTGGTATGAGGCCTCCTATGGGTCCCCCAGTGGGGATCACCCCTGGAAGAGGGACTCCAATGGGCATGCCCCCTCCGGGAATGCGGCCTCCtccccctgggatgcaagggccCCCTCCCCCGGGAATACACCCACCAAGGCCCTAGACTCATCTTGGCCCTCCTCAGCTCCCTGCCTGTTTCCCGTAAGGCTGTGCATAgtccttttatttccttgtggCCTATGAAACTGGTTTATAATAAACTCTtaagagaacattaaaaaaataaaataaaataaaataataaagggcTTTGATTTAATTGGCCCTCTTAAGCAAAGCTAATATAAGATTAAGttgttgggccaggcatggtggctcacgcctgtaatcccagcactttgggaggctgaggtgggtggatcatgaggtcaggagatagagaccatcctggctaacacagtgaaaccccatctctactaaaaatacagaaaattagctgggcgtggtggcaggtgcctgtagtcccagctactcgggaggctgaggcaggagaatggtgtgaacccgggaggcagagcttgcaatgagccgagatcacaccactgcactccagcctgggcaacagagcgagactccgtctcaaaaaaaaaaaaaagattaagttgTTGGTACTTTTGCATTAGCTTAAGAGAATGTGGTAGAAAATTTAAATGAGTTAAGATGAATAAAGTCTACATGATGCCATCAAAACCTGTTGCAGACCAAGTTACCAACATGATTCTGTTCTAGTAAGAATGAGTTTTTAATCCAAGAACTGATTTGACTGAcgagcagaaaaaaaatacaatcttaAATTTACACAAACTATAGAATATGACAAGTATTAGAAAATGCTGGCCCCCAGGCACAGTGTGgctaacgtctgtaatcccagcactttgggaggccatggtgggcagatctcttgagcccagaagtttgagaccaacctgggcaatatggcaaaacctcgtttctacaaaaaacaatttttttaattagccaggcatgggggtggtgtgtgccttgtcctagctactccagaggcagaggcaggaggatcaatagAGCCTGGGTGGTCGAAACTGCAATGAGTCATGACCAgacaactacactccagcctggacaacaaggtgagacccagtctcaaaaatttcttttaaaaagccactTTTCTCTAACAGTTATCCAAAAGCAATAGTTTTATTTGGAGTGAATGGTGATAAACATTTAGGGCTCTTAAATCTATCTAAAACACAGGTATGTTTGATCAAAAGATCTTTAAGCCATGCCTTATCACTTTAAGATTTTGTTGCTTGATTTTGAAACCTTTCTATCATCCTTATCCACCCATTCAAAAGCTTCAAGCCACATCAAAATAAAGGTATATGTACTTTCAGGattttgctataaagaactgtaaAGCCAATTAACTGCAGTATATAATAATGGTAAAAGACAATATTGGTACAAGAATGTTTAAATGTCACAGCAACATTATGTCAACCTTCATAAAGCCAATAAAAATGGGATAGTGTATTAATTTTCAAATTGTTACTAGATTCCGTTTCCCAAAGATTTGAATATTTCAGATATTTCTAACTTTGACATATCATTGCTAACCAAAAGAAGcaacaaatataaacatttgtttatATTAGTTGCAGCGCTAATAAAGCTTAGTTTGCTATTTATCCATGCTACCCCATTTTTCATTTAGCAATGTACAGAATAAGCCCATTTAAACAATTCAGGTTGACGTTTTCAATGGGAAACTATTTTCCACACGAATTCCttcaacaaacagaaaatgtgaCACAGTATATTCTTTACCTCATCCAGACTGTTAGATAAACTTTGGTAAACAGATAGAGAGGCTTCAGAAAACCATATTAAAgtgatttcatttaaaaaggtTATGATGTGTTGGTTGAAAAAGAGTATCGACATCAGCATTACTGAAATTAATGTAACTACaacaatgtttaaaatttttaaaaattcaatttccttTTCATCCTTATCAGGCCAGGAACATGGCATCCTTTTTGGAGAAATTTTCATTTTGGGAATGAGAACGTTCTTAATTTGTCCAatttctgttctgctccattcttctttcaatattttgcttACTCGAGGATAAATTTCAACGGGTTGAACCTCAGGAAGTGGTCTTTGTTTCAAGATCTGTACATGCTGGCGTACATCATCAACTTTTTCAAGAAATTTAAGTGGAGACTCTTCTTGTAAAGACGTTGTCAGTGTCATTAATTCAAGCTGCtgctctcttatttccttcattctttcaatTTGTGGAGTATATTCTTGATTAATTAGATTGCCAACATCACAGAGAGCCgttaggaaacttttttttttctgttctaatgTATCATTAAGCTCCTTAAAATACTGGAGAACAACTTCCTTATCGCCTTGGATCATTTTCTCAGACTGAGATTTTTGTTCTTCCAGCTTTTCAATAAGACGGGTAAGATCTGTCCAGTGTGTGTCAGTCAACTGTTCAAGCAGTTTTTGAGGAGTGTCCTTTTCTTTCAAATAGGCACTTTGAAGGTCATCTATAGGATGACCATGATGTTGACCTATGGTAAGGCAATGACCACAAACTAATTTTTTGTCTAATAGACAGTAAACGTTTAATGGTTGCCTGT belongs to Pongo pygmaeus isolate AG05252 chromosome 2, NHGRI_mPonPyg2-v2.0_pri, whole genome shotgun sequence and includes:
- the TRIM59 gene encoding tripartite motif-containing protein 59 produces the protein MHNFEEELTCPICYSIFEDPRVLPCSHTFCRNCLENILQASGNFYIWRPLRIPLKCPNCRSIIEIAPTGIESLPVNFALRAIIEKYQQEDHPDIVTCPEHYRQPLNVYCLLDKKLVCGHCLTIGQHHGHPIDDLQSAYLKEKDTPQKLLEQLTDTHWTDLTRLIEKLEEQKSQSEKMIQGDKEVVLQYFKELNDTLEQKKKSFLTALCDVGNLINQEYTPQIERMKEIREQQLELMTLTTSLQEESPLKFLEKVDDVRQHVQILKQRPLPEVQPVEIYPRVSKILKEEWSRTEIGQIKNVLIPKMKISPKRMPCSWPDKDEKEIEFLKILNIVVVTLISVMLMSILFFNQHIITFLNEITLIWFSEASLSVYQSLSNSLDEVKNILCHIFCLLKEFVWKIVSH